Proteins encoded by one window of Streptomyces uncialis:
- a CDS encoding GntR family transcriptional regulator encodes MPSPKTFTKIADHFRERILSGELEPGAKLPTNREIAGQWQAAAATVSRALQALQVENFIRTTPRGTYVADDPRWTLSARDRLARVQRVKSFLAEGETSRVTAAELITPPLYVAEIFDLEAGDQVVRREWLAGRGKTRTVFAVTWYPAPFAALVPDLLNTAPGRNHGLSARVLEATGRTITHARDDMHARPADAREASALGLPVGSPILAGAHRWSDAEGIIEYGEWCLPPRFTIGYEYQP; translated from the coding sequence ATGCCCAGTCCCAAGACGTTCACGAAGATCGCGGATCACTTCCGGGAGCGCATCCTGTCGGGAGAGCTTGAGCCGGGCGCCAAGCTGCCGACGAACCGGGAGATCGCCGGGCAGTGGCAGGCCGCGGCCGCCACCGTCTCCCGCGCCTTGCAGGCTCTCCAGGTGGAGAACTTCATCCGCACCACCCCGCGCGGCACCTACGTCGCCGACGACCCGCGCTGGACGCTGTCGGCACGTGACCGGCTGGCCAGGGTCCAGCGGGTGAAATCGTTCCTGGCCGAGGGTGAGACGAGTCGGGTGACGGCTGCCGAGCTGATCACCCCGCCGCTGTATGTGGCGGAGATCTTCGACCTGGAGGCCGGGGACCAGGTGGTGCGGCGCGAGTGGTTGGCCGGACGGGGCAAGACCCGGACCGTGTTCGCGGTGACCTGGTACCCGGCCCCGTTCGCCGCCCTCGTACCGGACCTGCTGAACACCGCCCCCGGCCGCAACCACGGACTGTCCGCCCGGGTACTGGAAGCCACCGGGCGCACGATCACCCACGCCCGCGACGACATGCACGCCCGCCCCGCCGACGCCCGAGAGGCCAGCGCGCTCGGCTTGCCGGTCGGCTCCCCGATCCTGGCCGGCGCCCACCGATGGTCGGACGCGGAAGGGATCATCGAGTACGGGGAGTGGTGCCTGCCTCCCCGGTTCACCATCGGCTACGAGTACCAGCCCTGA
- a CDS encoding DUF7848 domain-containing protein, with translation MSPRTVYRHVTHTIRHAPEGGITYEAFCTAANCEAESGPHAEQEAAQDWALRHTGRTGHDLFRRVVTDHAKVTRAE, from the coding sequence GTGAGCCCCCGCACCGTCTACCGGCACGTCACCCACACCATCCGCCACGCACCCGAAGGCGGCATCACCTACGAGGCGTTCTGCACCGCTGCCAACTGCGAAGCCGAATCCGGACCCCACGCCGAGCAGGAAGCCGCACAGGACTGGGCACTCCGCCACACCGGACGCACCGGTCACGACCTCTTCAGACGCGTCGTCACCGACCACGCCAAGGTCACCCGAGCCGAGTAG